CATATTGTTCTTGCCCTACACTGGTGGATTATAAAGGTCATCTGTTCTTTAACtttttttccatggcaactAGTTGTCCAGAGAtgtatcatcattttcatcttgtctgtctgtctcacaTAGGATCACTTCAATCACTGTCTTTCCCCTAGCCCCACCACCTTCCATTTTCTCAAAGGCTTGTGGAACTTCATGAAATGGGAATACTTGGTCAATCACTGGCCGAATCTGCAATTGAAAGTAGGTAGCTAAGAGCAACGGTGGACCCCTACATTTAGGAACATGAAATCCACAGATTGTAGTCCTGAGATCCTCCTGATTATctgacaaagtttatgaaaatgtttacatttcCCTTAGATCTAAATACTCAAATTAGGTAAAGGCTGACTCTCTCATCAAACAtggggaaataaaatgaaacgtACAGTGATGCAGGACATTGAAAATATAGCCAATTTTCAGTGTGTAGCAACCAAGTTACTGACATATTCACCCATTCCACAGACAAGAAATTTCTACTTGTCTGTGCATGCCTACTTTAGATTTTTCCGTAGTCATAGTGACGTTctgattttcaatttaaattgGGCGGGGAAGATCACCACACTGAGGGCATCCCGCGAAAGTAGGCGGGTCACACCTGGGGCGACCTATCCCCCTTCAAAAATTCCTCACGGACGTGATGTCGCCGTGGAATCCGGCGTCACCCGGATTCGTTATTTTCCTTACTCATTAGTTTAAGGCATGAAGAGAAGAGCGCCACCACACGACTATATATAACTTTATGGTGAAACTTTATCTGCAATGGGAAATAgtgttatgcaaatgacctgCTGCAATTATGACTAAAGAATTAGATATCAGGTGAATATCACTGTTTAAAAACTAATTTTAATGATCTAGTCACTTTTAGTTGATGGTGTACGCCTAAATTCGACATAAATACTATCGAAATAACTAGAAAAATTACGACATTATGTTtcacccagaatgcattgcttcacaaaacaaatgagCATCTCCCCACCTTTGAAGAGACTGACCATACACAGTATACAGTACAATTACGGTCCCTCTAGGCTCCAAGAGAATTGCAAGTGGGATTGGTAATATTTCCAAAATATATCTCAATAGACTAAATATCTAAGCATGGTAAAATGTTCAATAGAAATAAcagaatatttttgatataaatatatttcataGAGATGAATCAACGAAATTAATGCATACGATAAAATCTTGAATAGTAAATATTACTCACATGTTGTTGATCAATCAGACTTCCAATTTTTCTCAGTGCATTGCTATTTGGAATACAAAATGCCCAGTGGTAGAGTTGACCGCTTGCCAATCcctaaaaaatatgaaaaccacTGTGAGTGAATTCAATACTAGAATAATCAATGATTTACATTTACTTTCATATAATATAATTCTACAACTAACTTCTGATATTGATTTTGTTTCAGCATACTGTAATGCTCattaaatcataaaaaaaactGCATTCTGAATTTTTACCATGGACTCAAGAAAtactgtaaatttcatgaattgaGGTCAATATTTCTTTCAGCCATGTAACACTGCAGTATGGTCATGAGAAAAAGATTAGAATAATTTTAGGATTTCATCATGGCGTTGGAAGAATTCTTTGTCAATAGTGTTTTGTGCCTTCAACAATATCGAAAAAtatattatgattttatttaaagtgatGTGCAATTTAATCCTTTTAATATCGAAGTCACAGAGTTATCGTACACAATCTTTTAGAAGTCACTAACAAATATGTAATGGCCAGCTTCTAATGTCTCTGGTCCATCATGTCTGGAGAAGCAAACTATCTCATTGGCTAAACAGTTAATACAATCACATGTACCTTAAATGTATTTGTCGTCATGGAAACAGCAGCAGACGCTAAACCAGGCAACAGACCGTACTGGTCTGTATCTTTTAACAGCGGTGAAACTACAGTTACATAACTTGCGTTTTTCCACTTTTTAAGAAGTTGCATGGAGTAGTCCTGGGCTGCACCTCCCAGTGTGTCTAACACCATGTCAAATCTGGGAAATACAGCATACGTCATAAGCATGGTTGAATAACGATAAAGCTAATGACTGAACAGAGAAATGATCAGCAGTTTGGCAAATTTTATAAGAATGATGTACATTTATGTGTATAATCCTTCATTTACAGTATGTTTATTTCAATGCAAGGCCTCACCCCATCGCACAtccttttcaaagaaaaatacaataatagTGTGGTCAGTGACAGTAGCTGTTACGGTTGCTCTCTGAAAGGATTGAAAATGAGTCAATTAATATTACCTTCTGTATCAATGGGTTGGAGACAGACCAGTGTGGCCGGCTAAATTTTTTTATTGTACATATGTTGTGATATCATCAGatgtattttgtttgaagtttaaCCATGATCGTTTCTGGCTTGTTTTGTGACATGCTCTGTGCTCACACAAGTCTGAAAGAAACCTATTGACTTCATTACAAGTTCATGGTAAAAAGATATTTGAGTTATGTGGCAAATTTGTTTCTATTGAAATTCTATAGGCAGTATCTTGGCACTAATACATACTCGCCGATATTCTTCAGCTCTTGTCTGACATCTTGTGTTTTATAATCTACAATATAATCTGCTCCAAGTGATTTCACCAGACCCACAGCATCTGTACTACACGTTGTCACTATTTCAGCTCCCCAGACTCTCAACagctgacataaaaacacaaagtAAGCAATCATGAGTGAATTAAAGTATAATAATATCAATGTATAGTACAAAATCCCGGCAAAAAAGttgtaatattgataaaaatgcGGTTAAACTTTATAGCACCACAGTAACACTCTGATAATACAGTAATCATTGAATTCTAACATTGACATAATTATTGTTTTTGTCTTCTCTCGTTTCCTTTCATCACAGTTACTGAATATGAGAGATAGGTTTGGTGATTACCGGATACATTATATCTTGTGGGGTGGACATGCACACTGACATAACTCATTGCTGCAGCATACATATTATTTTCAGTGTTCTAGCTATCATGTGCAATATGCAATAGGGCTATTTGCCAATGACCTAATTGTTTTCTCATTAATGTgcaataaatatttgtgtacaAATTTAGTGAATATGCAAGAATACAGCTTTATAGGCAACTgcatgttcaaatgaacactAAAAGACACTGAAAGCTTAGattacaagctgcaacaatagcaatgcactgacaaaatatttcaagcaGTAGAGTCTGATTTAATATCAAAGTATTAAACATAAACAGCGCTATTAAATGcttcagtttgataaaatctcACTGTTCTGATGTCCAATTGGGATGTTTTACATAGAGGCTTAAAAACATCTGTCTTACACATAATATTCACTCTAAGTTCACTACAATATGATGAAACGTTTcattcttttacaatttttcgaaaaattttTTACCGTCTTCATAAAAATTGCCACTATTTTCATACAATAGTTTGGTGacattatcaaaatatgaataGAACTGAACAAGATGATGATAGCAGGCCACCACATTTGTCAATATCGTGAAAACAAAGTTACCTGAATTGCAAATGAACCAATACCTCCAGAACCAGCATGAACTAAAACcctgttgaaaaaaatgaataaattggaTTATTTTGGACATCCCTTTGATTGAGTGTAACAAGTATGACACTATTGATAGCAAAGAAAGCTTATAGGGCAAATACCTGTTAaacctttgatgattttttcactagatccgtttttaatgtcaactaaaTTTTCTTATTCTACTTCCAAAAGCAcactgagatacacagtatccagcttgtcaactcagtctgcacatgtgtagtctgtactgttaagtgaattctggtctggactagattTCAAATGTTAACAACAGTTCATTTTATGTGCAtaaatgctgtgttgacaagctaaatagaaAGTGTTTCACTGTGCTTGGGACAGTATGACAAGAAACCGTTGTTGACATTGAAAGTAGTGAAAATACTAATCAAGAGTTACCGCTATTGGCCCTTTAAACAATCCCTTATAGAATATCATTTACATCACTGAGTGTTACATTTGTCTATCTTAACTGAGCAGTGGCTACAGAACAAATCAGTAGGTGGTAAGAAAACCAACTGTAGAAGAGAAAGCTACATAAATTGTTATGACAAACTTTAATGGTAGCTACCTATAAGGGCCATCATTCCATGAATATGGAGTGAAGAGAAATTATCTTTCCTCAGCAAATTTAGATTTTATGGACTTTATTCAAGCTATGTGTAAGAGGATGAACAAGATATCTGGAGGATGAACAGCAATTGAGAATGTCTACAGAGAGGTTTTGTCTATGAATCTATCAAACTGATTTCAATGGacaatattgaatattgaataaaTGTTATGACAGGTACTGTtactttatttcttttttaataCATTTATGGCAATGTCTGTTTCATGTCCTGAAGTCTCAATATACCAACAGAGGTAAGGTCGATGGAACACactgaataaaatattcaagaacattttcttgttttattccTACAACAATGTATACGAAGAAGGAGTTTTataataaattcaaaatttactttAAATACAAAAGAAGAAATAACTTCACCTTTTCCCTAATGCATTTTTCTCTGTTAAACCACCAAAGGTAACGATGGCAGCCCAAGTTGTCAAGGCAACGAATGGAACTGCTGCTGCATGAGTGTGATTCACAGTTGTAGGTTTGTTTGtgatttcttttgttgaaaCTAATGTGTACTCTGCATGGCTACCTTGATGTTGAAATGATGTTATTCCCCACACCTAATAGTTAAAAGTTGGAGTAAAACAATTTGTAAAATAGTTTTTCagattgacaaaaaaattcatgtgtGGCATTCATTAAATGCTACAGGCTTTTCAATCTGTAATTAAACCTCAAGAAAAAGTGAGTCTGAAATCTCAAAATCAGCAAGAGACAAAAAATTATACTTTGTGCTGCAAGTTTCTTAGCCAGAAAAATTCTCATTTTCCCCTTGAACTGTATGCTCCAAATTTCCATAGAAATACGGAATCTATTCTCAGGGAATGGAATAGATTGGGTATTTATCCCTGcatcacaatggtttggcccaaaacccATCAGTATCAATGGTGACTGTGGACTTGTTTACATGTAACTAGGGGTGAATAGACAAAAGAAGAATATTACTGCAGGAATGTAGCTACAAACCTCATCTCCAACTTTGAAGTTTCTGACACCTTTCCCTGTTTTAACGACAACACCAGAGAAATCTCTTCCAAGTGTGGCTGGAAATACTGACTGACCActgatttgttttaattttggcAGAATGGTCTTTCCATATCCtcctaaaaatataaataaaatgtaAGATTTAACTTCAGCCCTTTGTATTAGATTCAATGACACAGAACATCAAATTTGCATCCTAAGTCTCAATACAAGTTGCATATCCCTCAAcatagaaaataataaaaacttTTTGAAGTAGCAGATTTAAAATTACACCCCGACAaatcatttcattttaatgCTATACACTTGATTTTGTTACTCACAGCAACCAGTTGTTTGACTTTTTATACTAAACATTCCGAGAAACTACAGTTTTATATCTGAAGTGGCTCAGCGGAAAATTTTGCTTCAATGTATTCTGAGTGGCTGTTAATGGTCTTTAGAATATTTGGACGTTTGTTAGGAAATATGATATGtatttattaatatgaatgcaaaaaatatttaaatgtaaCCATTTCAGCTGTAAGCAGATAATAATGCACTTAAACTATTTTCTTCATAACAATTTACCACTGGCTTGATTTAATGGATATATTCCTGTTTGTTGATGTTTATTGGGTGAAATTTAttcttcaccaccatggtttgccTCAAACACATTGTTATCTATTGTGAATTTGGGGGGTTGCGAGGGTGGGGGCGGGGCGGTGAACTGGATAAACACTGAGGTGAAGCTCGGATTCCGCACAGTTCAACTAACCTCGCATAGCTACATCGACGGGGTTTATGCTTGCGGCATGTACTTTCACGAGAACCTGATCTGCCTGGGTCATTACAGGAACTCTGGTTTTATTCAATTCGAAGACTTCGTTCCCACCATATCCGTTGATCTGCCAAGCGTTCATATGTGTTGGTAGCGGTGTATGCTGTTGCTGGCAGGACGACGTTTGGAAAAATCGTCTGCTTCCCCCAGAAATGCAAATAACTTCCAGCTTGTCAGCGTTCCTCAGCCATTCTGCAGCTTTCGTTGCGTGACGGAACACACGAGACATCATCCTTTTTAACAGATGTTCAGGTTATTTGATTAGATAGCAAAGTAAACTTTTTATGTTGAGACTGTCGTGGATGGAAGTCGAGAGTACAGCGTCTGACGAAAACGATAGCCAGGTTGCCACTGATGCCTACAGCAGACGAAAAAGTCACACCAGTGAGTTAATTTGAATCAACAAGTACGTATACTCTGTGGCCTTTCGTCCATAAAATGTTTTACCCCCACATATCAGGACGTCAGTCTTTAAGGCTTGCGAAGGCGACGGAGTTCCTGCCCAGGAGTTCTGCAATGCAGAGGTTCATCAGTTTTGATCAGCTGCTTGCTATATTATGAAacttgtttgacctttgacccgaaaAAGCGCCAGGcttcttcaaatatttttgtatttaatcGATAGATGGCGAAAgattattgttttttttgttagaCACTATTACTTTTCATTTCTCGTATTTGACTGGAAATGTGACGAACAGTctacagtttttttcttttaaacctTTTTGTTTGCTGCATAGGTCATAGGTCATAGGTTGCAACTAGTATCCCAGCTGCAGCACGTGAAAATGCTAAGCCGTGGTATACAGAAGGTAAGAGAGGTTTTCTGTCGAAAAGAGAAGGTCGGGCAAAGCATACAGGtcactttttgttttgaataaccCCAGTGTACATATAATGTGCCCCAAATCACACACGTGTCTGTTAAAGTTGAACTACATTCAACTTCTATCGTGATTGTGTCTGATTGGTGCAAGTCAgtcacaggcgtgatgtttactgggtagtttgtataagtgtcGTTTATGCTACcctccgacgttctcttccgtagcctaatcacctaatcgtgattaggctacggaagagaacgtcggagcgtataaactacacttatacaaactacccagtaaacaTCATATACGCGTCACATCACCAACTGGCGACCTTTTCCTTCTTGTGTTTGTTCGTATGTAGCAGTTTTGCGGAATGGCCATTTGTATGGAACAAAATAATAACAGGATTAAATTGAAGTACTAGTAATGCTATTCAGTGACAAGATAGAAGCTCAACATTGGTATAGCGTGATAGTCTTGCAtcccatcttttttttttttttttttttttttgaaaaagataaatttatttcaacatagtcacaaataaaacaaatctacataacagtgaatgcattaaaattacaatgcgtcttgtctgaaaaaacaaataattagctgtttgataacaaagatcatcatatgaatgcattcaggatgcattcttctccttccagtcttacaaggcttgaaaactttgtgataaaatcctcagttttgttcatcatcttataaatgaaatacaatgtattcatccatgaggagagataacatttcaattgcatgacataggattgaagggaaactttaatcccatcaagagtaaccgaatttcgaatattccaaactgtatattttacaaaggaagtaatacagtatgtcagatgttgcattattatcattttcgattcctgcaattgctaatcttttgatattgatgttattatcaaagttgtggtttctgacaaagaaagaaatacatttctgccagatttctttaacatatttacactcaaataagatgtgttccagtgtttcttcttggccacaaatggcatttcccatcacttaaattgatgGGGTCTTGTCTTGCATCCCATCATAGAAGTATCAGAACGAGAAGGCGCCTCCAGTGTCAAGACAACAATAATTTTTAGCCTCTTTCGTAGCAAgcctaagggaccgttcagtttttacggcctggggggggggggggcggcaaaatcttgtcgctggtgttcaacaaaatatagagccccctgcattttttgcgaaaaaatgatgacccccccccccccttgtcagacgaaaaaattgatgacccccctcgctgaaaaataaccaaaacccatatgtcaaatttacctcCACggtttgaactccggtacgcggcacactttattcgtgtagcagagatgccagtgcacaaacttctcagccacatccatgcaaacgtctgttacttaggatgactgtaaggcaatttttaacttcatttccatagacaacttatgtccatggacattgtataaagtaaactttattggagtggttcgccaaaggcagccctctggttaagagggtcatgggccattacgtaaagtcaactttattctagtgggcaaccaaaggtggcccgctggtaaaaagagggtcgatcatggccattgcatgaagtaaaccttattggagtgggctgccaaagacgtctgcccgttaagagggtcatgggtaatgcataaagtatatttattgtagtgggccgccgaaggcggcccgccggtaaagagggtcgatcatggccatgccataaagtgaactttattgtagatattttgtttttgaaaatgtggtgacccccctttcctaccaggaaaaagtgatgaccccccttcgcggattccaaaattatgatgaccccctccaggattttgccgccccccccccccccccccctggccgtaaaaactgaacggtccctaagttaCTTTGATTCTCACAAGGGCCAACTCCTTATTTCAGGAAATGAAAATCTTCGCGTTTTTGCACAAGTTAAAACCTAGCCTGACAAGCGAGGCTATATTCCCTTAGCTGACTCAGATAGGTACAACACATTTGTGTTTATAACAGTGATATTTCcgtagagaaaaaaaaaccataacaaagtAAAGTTAAAACAAGAATGAACAAAAAAAAAGGACGAGCAGCTTCATTCTtacaataataaacaaaattgaaatcatcAGAAGATATATTGAAGCTGTAAACTTTAAATGCATGAGCTTACTTTTGCCAGACATGCTTTCAAGTAGT
This genomic window from Ptychodera flava strain L36383 chromosome 10, AS_Pfla_20210202, whole genome shotgun sequence contains:
- the LOC139142772 gene encoding reticulon-4-interacting protein 1 homolog, mitochondrial-like — encoded protein: MMSRVFRHATKAAEWLRNADKLEVICISGGSRRFFQTSSCQQQHTPLPTHMNAWQINGYGGNEVFELNKTRVPVMTQADQVLVKVHAASINPVDVAMRGGYGKTILPKLKQISGQSVFPATLGRDFSGVVVKTGKGVRNFKVGDEVWGITSFQHQGSHAEYTLVSTKEITNKPTTVNHTHAAAVPFVALTTWAAIVTFGGLTEKNALGKRVLVHAGSGGIGSFAIQLLRVWGAEIVTTCSTDAVGLVKSLGADYIVDYKTQDVRQELKNIGEFDMVLDTLGGAAQDYSMQLLKKWKNASYVTVVSPLLKDTDQYGLLPGLASAAVSMTTNTFKGLASGQLYHWAFCIPNSNALRKIGSLIDQQHIRPVIDQVFPFHEVPQAFEKMEGGGARGKTVIEVILCETDRQDENDDTSLDN